A portion of the Candidatus Ruthia endofausta genome contains these proteins:
- the pdxH gene encoding pyridoxamine 5'-phosphate oxidase, translated as MKVDLTSLRHEFTQSGLNRVDLSDNPFEQFKLWFQQAQEADLVEPSAMSLATSNDNEISIRTVLLKYFDKHGFVFFTNYNSKKSKQLQSNPNAALLFPWLALERQVKISGYVEKLTTLESLKYFSSRPKASQLGAWASQQSSNLSSRQVLLSQFESMRAKFSKGEVPLPDFWGGYRVIPLKIEFWQGRENRLHDRFIYQLNEDKWKIERLAP; from the coding sequence ATGAAAGTTGATTTAACCAGTCTTAGACATGAATTTACTCAAAGTGGCTTAAATCGAGTTGATTTGAGCGACAATCCTTTTGAGCAATTTAAATTGTGGTTCCAACAAGCTCAAGAAGCAGACCTAGTTGAGCCAAGTGCAATGAGTTTAGCAACAAGTAATGATAATGAAATAAGTATTAGAACCGTGTTACTCAAATATTTTGACAAACACGGTTTTGTATTTTTTACAAACTATAACTCTAAAAAATCCAAACAACTTCAAAGCAATCCAAATGCAGCTTTATTGTTTCCATGGCTAGCTTTAGAAAGACAAGTTAAGATTTCCGGCTATGTAGAAAAACTGACTACGCTTGAATCTTTAAAGTATTTTTCCTCCAGACCAAAAGCATCTCAACTAGGCGCTTGGGCATCACAACAGTCATCAAATTTATCTTCAAGACAGGTGTTATTATCTCAATTTGAATCAATGAGGGCTAAATTTAGTAAAGGCGAGGTGCCGTTGCCTGATTTTTGGGGCGGCTATCGTGTCATACCATTAAAGATTGAATTTTGGCAGGGTAGAGAAAATCGATTACATGATCGATTCATATACCAGCTAAATGAAGACAAGTGGAAAATTGAACGTCTAGCGCCTTAA
- the aroE gene encoding shikimate dehydrogenase yields MCKFAVFGNPIKHSLSPNIHTQFAQQTRLEISYDKILAPVDDFSSSAQAFINQGANGFNITVPFKLDAFKFASELTLNAQTAGAVNTIKIKQDKIIGENTDGIGLINDLTRNLGIELKDKIVLILGAGGATQGILLPLLEQRPNRIMIANRTPSKAIKLAKDFAKFGKTCGFGLDKIKHDSVDIIINATSASLDGKIPDIASGIANNAICYDLMYGKQTPFMDWATTNHGSIISDGLGMLVEQAAAAFEFWTGATPNTKQVLSNLRR; encoded by the coding sequence ATGTGTAAATTTGCTGTTTTTGGCAATCCGATTAAGCACAGCTTATCGCCAAATATTCACACCCAATTTGCACAACAGACTAGGCTTGAAATTAGCTATGATAAAATCTTAGCACCCGTTGATGATTTTTCATCCTCAGCACAAGCATTCATCAATCAAGGTGCAAATGGTTTTAATATTACCGTACCTTTTAAATTAGATGCGTTTAAATTTGCAAGCGAACTCACATTAAATGCCCAAACAGCAGGTGCAGTTAATACCATTAAAATAAAACAAGATAAAATCATTGGTGAAAATACTGATGGTATTGGACTAATTAACGATTTAACTCGCAATCTTGGCATTGAATTAAAAGATAAAATTGTCCTAATTTTAGGTGCAGGCGGTGCAACACAAGGCATCTTATTGCCTCTTTTAGAGCAGCGACCTAATCGCATTATGATTGCCAATCGAACCCCCTCTAAAGCAATTAAACTGGCTAAAGACTTTGCTAAATTTGGCAAGACTTGCGGTTTTGGTTTGGATAAAATTAAGCATGACTCTGTTGATATTATTATTAATGCCACTAGTGCATCACTTGATGGAAAAATACCTGATATCGCCTCTGGCATCGCCAATAATGCAATTTGTTACGATTTAATGTATGGCAAACAAACGCCATTTATGGATTGGGCAACAACCAATCACGGCTCAATAATTAGCGACGGTTTAGGTATGTTGGTTGAACAGGCAGCAGCAGCTTTTGAGTTTTGGACAGGTGCAACGCCTAATACCAAACAAGTTTTAAGTAATTTAAGGCGCTAG
- a CDS encoding Rne/Rng family ribonuclease, with amino-acid sequence MNHILINATHSEEIRVGVVKNKKLIGLNIETSLNKKTKGNIYHGKISRVEQSLEAAFVDYGKEKQGFLPFKEVAETLYNDAKAKGEKLTISDVLKEGEEIIVQIEKEERGNKGAALSTYINLAGAYMILMPNNPKSHGISRQIVASDRQSLKEIIGKIILPDHSGLIIRTAGAGKSFEELQWEVDYLSDLWKSINTAALARSAPFLIYQESDIIIRTLRDHLRSDTDSVIIDELEAFQNAKEFVSFVLPHYLDRIKFFNVSEHSLFNHMGVETQVKSVFNRKVSLRTGATIVFDPTEALTAIDVNSARATKGADIEETAYNTNLEASKEIALQLQLRDIGGLVVIDFIDMAAEEHRVSIEKAMEKAINADRARIQIGTISQFGLLEMSRQRLMSSVSESVEKPCSACHGRGTTPTIPTLALTILRQLEDDCNAAKQTARLTIQSSVEVITYVLNEKRQEVTKLEDKYGIKITLLPNPYMQFPNFTINKQKKGDKKSQHKSYQGISKPQHVLAENGLSNQAEIPAINVNRPSTRVPEKKISLFEKIKNALFEKKKEQPNKRKINPNNRNRNRSCNKNRTQNNSTKQQKPKPQQKQNT; translated from the coding sequence ATGAATCATATTTTAATCAATGCAACTCATTCCGAAGAAATCAGAGTGGGTGTTGTCAAAAACAAAAAACTAATTGGCCTTAATATAGAAACCAGCCTTAATAAAAAAACTAAAGGCAATATCTACCATGGCAAAATCTCTCGAGTAGAACAATCACTAGAGGCAGCATTTGTTGATTACGGCAAAGAAAAACAAGGTTTTTTACCTTTTAAAGAAGTTGCAGAAACGTTATATAATGATGCCAAAGCTAAGGGCGAAAAACTAACCATTTCTGATGTTTTAAAAGAAGGAGAAGAAATTATTGTCCAAATTGAAAAAGAAGAGCGTGGTAATAAAGGCGCAGCACTCAGCACTTATATCAACCTTGCTGGTGCTTATATGATTTTAATGCCAAACAATCCGAAAAGTCATGGCATATCAAGGCAAATAGTCGCTTCAGACCGACAATCTTTAAAAGAAATTATTGGCAAAATTATTCTACCTGACCATTCAGGCTTAATCATTCGCACTGCAGGTGCTGGCAAAAGCTTTGAAGAGTTGCAATGGGAAGTAGACTATCTTTCTGACTTATGGAAATCAATTAATACAGCAGCTCTAGCACGCAGTGCACCTTTCTTAATTTATCAAGAAAGTGATATTATTATTCGCACATTGCGCGACCATCTTCGCTCTGATACTGACAGTGTTATTATTGACGAATTAGAAGCTTTTCAAAATGCCAAAGAATTTGTCAGTTTTGTGTTGCCACATTACTTAGACCGCATTAAATTTTTTAATGTTTCTGAGCATTCTTTATTTAACCATATGGGCGTTGAAACTCAGGTTAAAAGCGTATTTAACCGAAAAGTATCACTACGAACAGGTGCCACCATTGTCTTTGACCCAACTGAAGCACTTACTGCCATTGATGTCAACTCTGCTCGCGCTACTAAAGGCGCTGACATTGAAGAAACCGCCTACAACACCAACTTGGAAGCAAGTAAAGAAATTGCCCTACAACTACAATTAAGAGATATTGGTGGATTAGTCGTGATTGATTTTATCGATATGGCTGCTGAAGAGCATAGAGTGTCAATCGAAAAAGCCATGGAAAAAGCCATCAATGCAGATCGAGCGCGCATCCAAATCGGCACCATTTCTCAATTTGGCTTGCTCGAAATGTCAAGACAGCGCTTGATGAGTTCAGTCTCTGAATCGGTTGAAAAACCTTGTTCTGCTTGTCATGGTCGTGGTACTACGCCAACCATTCCAACGTTAGCATTAACCATTTTAAGACAACTTGAAGACGATTGTAATGCGGCTAAACAAACAGCACGCTTAACCATTCAATCAAGTGTGGAAGTCATTACTTATGTTTTGAATGAAAAACGTCAAGAAGTAACAAAATTAGAAGACAAGTATGGCATTAAAATTACCTTACTGCCTAATCCATATATGCAGTTTCCTAATTTCACCATTAATAAGCAAAAAAAAGGGGATAAAAAGTCACAACATAAAAGCTATCAAGGCATTTCAAAGCCACAACATGTGCTAGCTGAAAATGGTCTTTCAAACCAAGCTGAAATTCCTGCTATTAATGTGAATAGACCCAGCACGCGCGTTCCTGAAAAGAAAATTTCCTTGTTTGAGAAAATAAAAAATGCTTTGTTTGAGAAGAAGAAAGAACAACCCAATAAACGTAAAATAAATCCTAATAATAGAAACCGCAACAGGAGTTGTAATAAAAACAGAACTCAAAACAATAGCACTAAACAACAAAAACCAAAGCCTCAACAAAAACAAAATACATAA
- a CDS encoding pteridine reductase, with amino-acid sequence MKTALVTGAAHRIGAQICHTLHKDNYHVVIHYRNSSQAAKNLANKLNSIRQNSASTLQAELSNIQEVSKLCDTIKSLNLLVNNASVFYPTPVNKLNQHDYQTIMNTNVMAPLFLSSTLSDKLAQSQGCIVNIVDIHSERPLKNHAIYNISKAAIVMTTKTLAKELAPNVRVCGVSPGSILWPKDTAEPDQTQKDKMLKKIVLKKQGSAQDIADTVLFLAKSTYITGQIINVDGGRTLNQ; translated from the coding sequence ATGAAAACAGCATTAGTTACAGGCGCGGCGCATAGAATTGGCGCGCAAATTTGTCATACTTTGCACAAGGATAATTATCATGTGGTTATTCATTACAGAAATTCATCCCAAGCTGCAAAAAATCTAGCAAATAAGCTTAACAGTATTCGCCAAAATTCTGCCAGTACCTTACAAGCTGAATTATCCAACATTCAAGAAGTAAGTAAACTTTGCGATACCATTAAGTCGCTTAATCTTTTAGTTAACAATGCATCAGTGTTTTATCCAACACCCGTCAATAAATTAAATCAACATGACTATCAAACCATTATGAATACCAATGTTATGGCTCCTTTATTTTTATCCAGCACTCTAAGTGACAAATTAGCTCAAAGCCAAGGTTGCATTGTCAATATTGTAGATATTCACAGCGAGCGCCCTTTAAAAAATCATGCAATTTATAACATTTCTAAAGCAGCTATTGTCATGACAACCAAAACACTGGCTAAAGAATTAGCACCCAATGTTCGTGTTTGTGGGGTATCTCCTGGATCAATTTTGTGGCCAAAAGATACAGCCGAACCTGACCAAACTCAAAAAGACAAAATGCTTAAAAAAATTGTACTTAAAAAACAAGGCAGTGCGCAAGATATTGCTGATACTGTTTTATTTTTAGCCAAATCTACCTATATTACTGGACAAATTATTAATGTTGATGGTGGTCGCACACTTAATCAATAA
- a CDS encoding class I SAM-dependent methyltransferase, producing MLFSYKIHQVSLEQIIKNTIIQNASPIGFDEFMDLALYHPTLGYYQSDLEKFGEKGDFITAPETSDLFGFCLARQCTQVLNGTNDILEFGAGSGVLATQILFELGKLNSLPKKYYILELSGELKHRQAQTINKTLPELMDRVIWLDELPNFFSGVVIANEVLDAMPAKRLIYKNNQFYELGVDFRGNKFYWKIFDLPYQNDKAFLPNHVTEDYKTEINLRATAWIDSLHNATNEVLVLLIDYGMGRDEYFHSQRLDGTLRCYYQHKASENPFVNIGKQDITTSVNFSDIADQASVSGFKVSGYATQALFLISLGIDDYLLEQLDADKRLNLAQQVKQLVLPSAMGESFKVLALSKKLSVELTGFVEQDLSGKL from the coding sequence ATGCTGTTTTCATATAAAATACATCAAGTGAGTCTTGAACAAATTATTAAAAACACTATTATACAAAATGCTAGCCCTATAGGTTTCGATGAATTTATGGATTTGGCACTTTATCATCCTACATTGGGTTATTATCAATCAGATTTGGAAAAATTTGGCGAAAAGGGCGATTTTATTACCGCACCAGAAACTTCAGATTTATTTGGGTTTTGTTTGGCTCGTCAATGCACACAGGTACTAAATGGCACTAATGATATTTTAGAGTTTGGTGCAGGTAGTGGTGTTCTTGCCACTCAGATACTTTTCGAGTTAGGAAAGTTAAATAGCTTGCCCAAGAAATATTATATTTTAGAGTTAAGTGGCGAGCTTAAACACAGGCAAGCACAAACCATTAACAAGACACTACCAGAATTAATGGATAGGGTGATTTGGCTTGATGAACTGCCAAATTTTTTTTCTGGCGTGGTGATTGCCAATGAAGTTTTGGATGCCATGCCTGCAAAACGTCTTATTTACAAAAACAATCAATTTTATGAATTGGGCGTTGATTTTCGTGGAAATAAATTTTACTGGAAAATATTTGATTTGCCTTATCAAAATGATAAAGCGTTTTTGCCTAATCATGTGACTGAAGATTATAAAACTGAAATTAATCTTCGTGCCACGGCGTGGATTGATTCCTTACACAATGCCACCAATGAGGTTCTAGTATTGTTGATTGATTATGGTATGGGCAGAGATGAATATTTTCATTCACAAAGATTAGACGGCACTTTAAGGTGTTATTATCAACATAAGGCGAGTGAAAACCCGTTTGTAAATATAGGTAAGCAAGATATCACTACATCGGTTAATTTTTCTGATATTGCTGATCAAGCAAGTGTTAGTGGTTTTAAGGTTAGTGGTTATGCGACACAGGCGCTGTTTTTGATTTCATTGGGTATTGATGATTATTTGCTTGAACAGCTAGATGCAGATAAACGTCTCAATTTGGCACAACAAGTTAAACAATTGGTTTTACCCAGTGCGATGGGCGAGAGTTTTAAGGTATTGGCTTTAAGTAAAAAACTATCGGTAGAATTAACAGGATTTGTTGAACAAGATCTGAGCGGTAAATTATAA
- a CDS encoding methyltransferase family protein, with product MIYVVIQFSCIIYLIINSQMSGFSLMPLLLLSLSLIIGLLALINMRLDNLNITPALKKQHKLTTHGIYRFIRHPMYTSVLLLSSALMLSNTHPISQLVMLILIIDLILKSNLEERLLNKRFKQYKNYKNNTGRFLPFL from the coding sequence ATGATTTATGTTGTTATTCAATTTAGCTGTATTATCTATTTAATCATTAACTCACAAATGAGTGGTTTTAGTCTTATGCCTTTATTGCTATTGAGTTTGTCGCTTATTATTGGATTGCTTGCACTTATTAATATGCGTCTAGATAATCTTAATATCACCCCTGCCCTTAAAAAACAACACAAACTAACAACCCACGGTATTTATCGATTCATTCGCCATCCCATGTATACCAGTGTGTTATTATTATCTTCAGCTTTAATGCTTAGCAATACCCACCCAATTTCTCAATTAGTGATGCTAATTCTTATTATTGATTTAATACTTAAATCAAATTTAGAAGAGAGGTTGCTTAATAAACGTTTTAAGCAATACAAAAACTATAAAAACAACACAGGTAGATTTTTACCTTTTCTGTAA
- a CDS encoding undecaprenyl-diphosphate phosphatase, with the protein MDIFQTIVLALIQGLSEFLPISSSAHLILVPKLTHWTDQGLGFDVVVHMGTLSAVIFYYQAMIKSLSFDFYHSIIKRQTIGQSKLAWGVLLGTIPVGLAGVLFKDSIASDLRSVEIIAYATLVFGVLLGFASWFNHRNKSPRSTVSWVDIAFVGMMQTLALIPGSSRSGITITACMLVGLSRKLSIQFSFLLSIPVISLSLILILIDLYHQAQLVNVSLLALGFVVSAISAYVTIVFFIKLIDTVGMMPFVFYRLTLGVFLLLLIL; encoded by the coding sequence ATGGATATTTTTCAAACAATCGTCTTGGCGTTAATTCAAGGTTTAAGCGAATTTTTACCCATTTCCTCTTCAGCGCACTTAATTTTAGTACCAAAGCTAACCCATTGGACTGACCAAGGCTTGGGGTTTGATGTGGTGGTACATATGGGTACTTTAAGTGCGGTGATATTTTATTATCAAGCAATGATTAAAAGCTTGTCTTTTGATTTTTATCATTCAATCATTAAACGCCAAACTATTGGACAATCAAAGTTAGCATGGGGCGTGTTATTAGGCACTATTCCAGTAGGGCTGGCTGGCGTGTTATTTAAAGATTCTATTGCAAGTGATTTACGTTCAGTAGAGATTATTGCTTATGCAACACTAGTGTTTGGCGTGCTTTTAGGCTTTGCCAGTTGGTTTAATCATAGAAATAAAAGTCCAAGAAGTACAGTCAGTTGGGTAGATATTGCTTTTGTCGGTATGATGCAAACCTTGGCATTAATTCCAGGAAGTTCTAGGTCAGGAATAACAATCACGGCTTGTATGTTGGTGGGTCTATCTAGGAAATTATCAATACAATTTTCATTTTTATTATCCATTCCTGTGATTAGTCTGTCATTAATACTTATATTGATTGATTTGTACCATCAGGCGCAATTGGTTAATGTTAGCTTATTAGCCTTAGGCTTTGTGGTCTCAGCAATTAGTGCTTATGTAACCATTGTTTTTTTTATCAAGTTAATAGATACGGTTGGCATGATGCCGTTTGTTTTCTATAGATTAACTTTAGGCGTATTTTTATTGTTATTAATTTTATGA
- the pyrF gene encoding orotidine-5'-phosphate decarboxylase — translation MKDIKIKDRLIFALDVPEVEQAKDLVTQLDDSVNFYKIGMELLMTGQYFNLLDWLLEKNKKVFVDLKFFDVPETVGRTIKRLSQYGATFATIHGNQALMEKAVENKGNLKILAVTALTSLDRGDLNDLGFDCDVQELVISRAKRAFETGCDGVVSSGLEVPFLRKYVDHKLIAVTPGIRPVSNDDDQKRVVDVATAFNSGSDYTVVGRPIKNATNPYQAAQDIQTIIKGCF, via the coding sequence ATGAAAGATATTAAAATTAAAGATAGGCTTATTTTTGCCCTAGATGTGCCAGAAGTTGAACAAGCTAAGGACTTAGTCACTCAACTAGATGACAGTGTTAATTTTTATAAAATTGGCATGGAACTATTAATGACAGGACAATACTTTAACCTGCTTGATTGGCTATTAGAAAAAAACAAGAAAGTCTTTGTGGATTTAAAGTTTTTTGATGTACCAGAAACTGTCGGCAGAACCATTAAGCGTTTAAGTCAATATGGTGCTACTTTTGCTACCATCCATGGCAATCAAGCGCTTATGGAAAAAGCCGTTGAAAACAAAGGTAATCTTAAAATTTTAGCAGTAACTGCACTCACTAGTCTTGATAGAGGTGATTTAAATGATTTAGGCTTTGATTGCGATGTGCAAGAGTTGGTCATTTCTCGTGCCAAACGTGCTTTTGAAACAGGTTGTGATGGCGTGGTATCTTCGGGTCTTGAAGTACCATTTTTACGCAAATACGTTGATCATAAATTAATCGCTGTTACCCCAGGTATTCGCCCCGTGTCTAATGATGACGATCAAAAACGCGTGGTTGATGTGGCAACTGCATTTAATTCAGGCTCAGACTATACTGTCGTTGGTCGCCCAATTAAAAATGCCACCAACCCGTACCAAGCAGCACAAGACATTCAAACAATTATCAAAGGTTGTTTTTAA
- the aroC gene encoding chorismate synthase — MSGNTIGKLFTITTAGESHGEALIGIVDGCPPGLALTEADLQGDLDLRKPGTSRHTTQRREKDLVKILSGTFESKTMGTPIALIIQNTDQRSKDYSNIKDTFRPGHADYTYDQKYGFRDYRGGGRSSARETAMRVACGGIAKKYLKQEYGIEIKGYLSQLGPIKAENFDWLEVYNNPFFCPDASKVEELEEYMDALRKSGDSVGARINIMANNMPVGLGEPIFDRLEADIAHGMMSINAVKGVEIGAGFKAVTQKGTEHRDAITPAGFKSNHTGGVLGGISSGQDILVSIALKPTSSLRLPIDSIDKEGSPVEVVSKGRHDPCVGIRATPIAEAMLAMTIMDHVMRHRAQNLNVASTTPIIPASI; from the coding sequence ATGAGTGGCAATACGATTGGAAAATTATTCACAATCACCACAGCAGGTGAATCTCATGGCGAAGCATTAATTGGCATTGTAGATGGTTGCCCGCCAGGATTAGCACTTACTGAGGCTGATTTACAAGGTGATTTAGACCTTAGAAAACCAGGCACTTCTCGCCATACCACCCAACGCCGTGAAAAGGATTTAGTGAAAATATTATCTGGCACGTTTGAAAGCAAAACAATGGGCACACCAATTGCACTCATCATTCAAAATACCGACCAACGCTCTAAAGACTATAGCAATATTAAAGACACTTTTCGCCCTGGTCATGCTGATTACACCTATGATCAAAAATACGGCTTTAGAGATTATCGTGGCGGTGGACGCTCCTCCGCTAGAGAAACTGCCATGCGCGTTGCTTGTGGTGGTATTGCTAAAAAATATTTAAAACAAGAATACGGCATTGAAATTAAAGGCTATTTATCTCAACTAGGCCCTATTAAGGCTGAAAATTTTGATTGGCTTGAGGTGTACAACAACCCATTTTTCTGCCCTGATGCTAGTAAAGTTGAGGAATTAGAAGAATATATGGATGCCTTGCGAAAATCGGGTGATTCGGTGGGTGCTAGAATTAACATTATGGCAAATAACATGCCTGTCGGACTAGGGGAGCCAATTTTTGACCGATTAGAGGCAGATATTGCTCATGGTATGATGAGTATTAATGCCGTAAAAGGCGTTGAAATTGGTGCTGGATTTAAAGCAGTCACCCAAAAAGGCACGGAGCATCGTGATGCCATTACTCCAGCAGGTTTTAAGTCAAATCATACTGGTGGCGTTTTAGGCGGGATTAGTTCAGGTCAAGATATTTTAGTGTCTATTGCACTAAAGCCAACTTCAAGTTTGCGCCTGCCAATTGATAGTATTGATAAGGAAGGAAGTCCTGTTGAAGTAGTTAGCAAAGGTCGTCATGACCCTTGCGTAGGTATTCGTGCAACACCTATTGCTGAAGCCATGTTGGCAATGACTATTATGGATCATGTTATGCGCCACCGAGCTCAAAACTTAAATGTTGCATCAACCACGCCCATTATTCCAGCCTCAATATAG
- the ubiM gene encoding 5-demethoxyubiquinol-8 5-hydroxylase UbiM: MKVDIVIIGGGPAGLSFASAMLGSNVKVLLIERSSLDSIANPQADGREIALTHLSLKILKKFGVWDLINQEEVSPLKEAKVFDGNSPSLLNFTSKNTSVDALGYLVPNYQIRKALYTKVKQAKDIDIVTDMSVENVAQLNDYSQVILSNGNKIEAKLVIAADSRFSDIRRKVGIPALMKDFSKVMIVTQMSHEISHNNVALECFDYGQTLALLPMIGNVSSIVLTVKTNQSQAILEMSEVDFNQMMTQSFKGELGQMMQVGERHSYPLVATHAQTFIAKRFALIGDASVGMHPVTAHGFNLGLRGQDILAKLVNEALDNGQDIGSESLLKLYEKKHINLTRLMFFGTNGIVALFTNDAPVVKQVRRFVLKFAEHFPPIKYLISHHLTQDKKHKFLPFQ, encoded by the coding sequence ATGAAAGTTGATATTGTAATTATTGGTGGTGGTCCAGCAGGTTTAAGTTTTGCTAGTGCCATGCTTGGTTCTAATGTTAAAGTGCTATTGATTGAAAGATCAAGCCTTGATTCTATTGCCAATCCTCAAGCAGATGGCAGAGAAATTGCATTAACGCATTTATCATTAAAGATTTTAAAGAAGTTTGGTGTTTGGGATTTAATTAATCAGGAGGAAGTTTCTCCTTTAAAAGAAGCGAAAGTGTTTGATGGCAACTCGCCTTCTTTGTTAAATTTTACAAGCAAGAATACCTCAGTAGATGCTTTGGGTTATTTAGTGCCTAATTATCAAATCAGAAAAGCACTTTATACAAAGGTTAAACAGGCAAAAGATATTGATATTGTCACTGATATGAGCGTTGAAAATGTAGCTCAATTGAATGATTACTCTCAAGTTATTTTATCTAATGGCAATAAGATTGAGGCCAAATTAGTCATTGCTGCTGATAGTCGTTTTTCAGATATTCGTCGAAAAGTTGGCATTCCAGCCTTAATGAAGGATTTTTCTAAGGTTATGATTGTTACTCAAATGAGTCATGAAATATCGCACAACAATGTTGCTTTAGAATGTTTTGATTATGGGCAAACATTGGCATTATTGCCAATGATAGGCAATGTTTCGTCTATTGTGTTAACGGTTAAAACCAACCAATCTCAGGCAATACTTGAGATGAGTGAAGTTGATTTTAATCAAATGATGACACAATCATTTAAAGGTGAGTTGGGGCAGATGATGCAAGTGGGAGAGCGGCACTCTTATCCCTTGGTTGCAACGCATGCGCAAACTTTTATAGCCAAACGTTTTGCGCTGATTGGCGATGCCTCGGTAGGCATGCACCCTGTGACTGCACATGGGTTTAATTTAGGTTTAAGAGGTCAAGACATATTAGCAAAATTAGTTAATGAGGCTCTGGATAATGGCCAAGATATTGGCTCTGAATCTTTACTAAAGTTGTACGAGAAAAAGCATATTAATTTAACTAGATTGATGTTTTTTGGCACTAATGGCATTGTGGCATTATTTACTAACGATGCACCAGTGGTTAAACAAGTAAGGCGATTTGTGCTTAAGTTTGCCGAGCATTTTCCACCCATTAAATACTTAATTTCTCATCATTTAACACAAGATAAAAAGCATAAATTTTTACCCTTTCAATGA